A single window of Vigna radiata var. radiata cultivar VC1973A chromosome 4, Vradiata_ver6, whole genome shotgun sequence DNA harbors:
- the LOC106758326 gene encoding B3 domain-containing transcription factor ABI3 isoform X2 yields MECEVKLQEGDLHAEVVTEPNPVGFDNMEEEQTLSVAEREMWLNGDQDEILGVNEASMFYDDFPTLPDFPCMSSSSSSSSAPPLPLKTMTCSTTTTATTTTSSSSSSSSWAVLRSDVEEDVEKNHGNGYMHDQFDATALSSTASMEISQQQNPDPGLGGSVGECMEDVMDTFGYMELLEANDFFDPASIFENEESENPLIEFGSLEEQVSLQEGQQEMMHQRENIEDDRKVPVCEEIKGEEDGGDGGGGVVDDEMSNVFLEWLKSNKDSVSANDLRNVKLKKATIESAAKRLGGGKEAMKQLLKLILEWVQTSHLQNKRRKDNSDNVNDPLQAQIQDPSAQNNQNTHTSGSFAPESNSCFNNQTPWLSPQTFGTDQTPIMVPSQPYSQPMVGYVGDPYTSGSPSNNITATHNHNNNNPYQPGTDQYHMLESAHSWPHSQFNVPSPYNQSYGDNGLFTPGGFGGYGNNQYPYQFFHGPGDKLMRLGPSATKEARKKRMARQRRFLSHHRNHNGNHHQNQGSDPHTRLGSDNCTTGLVAPHQANSAAANWMYWQAMAGGSAGPLAQVVPTDPLAGQTVVDRSTMHTQNSHQNRAASDRRQGWKPEKNLRFLLQKVLKQSDVGSLGRIVLPKKEAETHLPELEARDGISITMEDIGTSRVWNMRYRYWPNNKSRMYLLENTGDFVRANGLQEGDFIVIYSDVKCGKYMIRGVKVRQQGVKPETKKAGKSQKNQNGTNASNPAGTAANNGRSSPPKPKAEKK; encoded by the exons ATGGAGTGTGAAGTGAAGTTACAAGAGGGAGATCTGCATGCAGAGGTGGTAACTGAACCAAACCCTGTTGGTTTTGACAACATGGAAGAAGAACAAACTTTGTCGGTTGCCGAGAGAGAGATGTGGCTGAATGGTGACCAAGACGAGATTCTGGGAGTCAATGAGGCTTCTATGTTCTACGACGATTTCCCTACTCTCCCTGATTTCCCTTGCATGTCGTCatcgtcttcttcatcttccGCGCCACCGCTTCCTCTGAAGACCATGACGTGTTCCACCACAACCACAGCAACCACCAccacttcctcttcttcctcatcctCTTCATGGGCCGTGTTGAGGTCAGATGTTGAGGAAGATGTGGAGAAAAATCATGGCAACGGCTACATGCATGACCAGTTTGATGCAACAGCTTTGTCTTCCACCGCTTCCATGGAGATTTCCCAACAGCAAAACCCTGATCCTGGGCTTGGTGGCTCTGTTGGAGAGTGCATGGAGGATGTTATGGACACTTTTGGGTACATGGAGCTTTTAGAGGCCAACGACTTCTTCGATCCTGCCTCAATCTTTGAGAACGAGGAGAGCGAAAACCCTTTAATAGAATTTGGCTCACTGGAGGAACAGGTGTCACTGCAAGAGGGTCAACAGGAAATGATGCATCAGCGAGAGAACATTGAAGACGATCGCAAGGTTCCTGTGTGTGAAGAGATAAAAGGAGAGGAAGACGGTGGTGACGGTGGTGGTGGCGTGGTAGATGATGAAATGAGTAATGTCTTTTTGGAGTGGCTCAAGTCTAACAAGGACAGTGTTTCTGCTAATGACTTGAGGAATGTGAAGCTCAAGAAGGCAACAATTGAAAGCGCAGCAAAGCGTTTAGGGGGAGGAAAAGAAGCTATGAAACAGTTGCTGAAGCTGATTCTTGAGTGGGTTCAAACCAGCCACCTTCAGAATAAGCGGCGCAAGGACAATAGTGACAATGTTAACGACCCTCTTCAGGCACAGATTCAGGATCCCAGTGCCCAAAACAACCAGAACACTCACACCAGTGGCTCATTTGCACCTGAATCGAACTCTTGTTTCAACAACCAGACACCCTGGTTGAGTCCTCAAACTTTTGGGACAGATCAGACCCCTATCATGGTTCCATCACAGCCCTATTCACAACCCATGGTGGGGTATGTGGGTGACCCTTACACCAGTGGTTCTCCTTCGAATAACATCACAGCCACTCATAACCATAACAATAATAACCCTTACCAACCAGGCACGGACCAATACCACATGTTGGAATCAGCACATTCATGGCCTCATTCTCAGTTCAATGTTCCTTCTCCTTATAACCAGTCTTATGGGGACAACGGTCTTTTCACACCTGGGGGTTTTGGCGGCTATGGCAATAACCAGTACCCTTATCAGTTTTTTCATGGTCCTGGTGATAAGTTGATGAGGTTAGGACCCTCTGCAACTAAGGAAGCAAGGAAGAAGAGAATGGCGAGGCAGAGAAGGTTTTTATCTCATCACAGGAATCACAATGGTAATCACCACCAGAATCAAGGGTCTGACCCACATACAAGACTGGGAAGTGATAATTGCACCACTGGTTTGGTTGCACCTCATCAAGCAAATTCTGCAGCAGCCAATTGGATGTACTGGCAGGCCATGGCGGGTGGCTCGGCTGGTCCTTTGGCGCAGGTGGTTCCGACCGATCCACTGGCCGGACAAACGGTGGTGGACCGGTCCACCATGCACACACAGAATTCTCATCAGAATAGAGCTGCATCAGATAGGAGACAG GGTTGGAAGCCTGAGAAGAACTTGAGATTCCTTCTGCAAAAGGTGTTGAAGCAAAGCGATGTGGGAAGTTTGGGAAGAATAGTTTTGccaaaa AAAGAAGCAGAAACCCATTTGCCAGAGCTGGAGGCAAGAGATGGAATATCCATAACAATGGAAGACATTGGAACTTCACGTGTTTGGAACATGCGCTATAG ATACTGGCCAAACAACAAAAGCAGAATGTATTTGCTCGAGAACACTG GTGATTTTGTGAGAGCCAATGGCCTCCAAGAAGGAGATTTCATAGTCATATACTCAGATGTGAAGTGTGGAAAATAT ATGATAAGAGGAGTGAAAGTGAGGCAACAAGGTGTGAAACCAGAGACTAAAAAAGCAGGAAAATCGCAGAAAAACCAGAATGGGACTAATGCATCAAATCCAGCTGGAACTGCTGCCAATAATGGCAGGTCATCGCCACCGAAACCAAAAGCTGAAAAAAAGTAG
- the LOC106758326 gene encoding B3 domain-containing transcription factor ABI3 isoform X1, which yields MECEVKLQEGDLHAEVVTEPNPVGFDNMEEEQTLSVAEREMWLNGDQDEILGVNEASMFYDDFPTLPDFPCMSSSSSSSSAPPLPLKTMTCSTTTTATTTTSSSSSSSSWAVLRSDVEEDVEKNHGNGYMHDQFDATALSSTASMEISQQQNPDPGLGGSVGECMEDVMDTFGYMELLEANDFFDPASIFENEESENPLIEFGSLEEQVSLQEGQQEMMHQRENIEDDRKVPVCEEIKGEEDGGDGGGGVVDDEMSNVFLEWLKSNKDSVSANDLRNVKLKKATIESAAKRLGGGKEAMKQLLKLILEWVQTSHLQNKRRKDNSDNVNDPLQAQIQDPSAQNNQNTHTSGSFAPESNSCFNNQTPWLSPQTFGTDQTPIMVPSQPYSQPMVGYVGDPYTSGSPSNNITATHNHNNNNPYQPGTDQYHMLESAHSWPHSQFNVPSPYNQSYGDNGLFTPGGFGGYGNNQYPYQFFHGPGDKLMRLGPSATKEARKKRMARQRRFLSHHRNHNGNHHQNQGSDPHTRLGSDNCTTGLVAPHQANSAAANWMYWQAMAGGSAGPLAQVVPTDPLAGQTVVDRSTMHTQNSHQNRAASDRRQGWKPEKNLRFLLQKVLKQSDVGSLGRIVLPKKEAETHLPELEARDGISITMEDIGTSRVWNMRYSTRYWPNNKSRMYLLENTGDFVRANGLQEGDFIVIYSDVKCGKYMIRGVKVRQQGVKPETKKAGKSQKNQNGTNASNPAGTAANNGRSSPPKPKAEKK from the exons ATGGAGTGTGAAGTGAAGTTACAAGAGGGAGATCTGCATGCAGAGGTGGTAACTGAACCAAACCCTGTTGGTTTTGACAACATGGAAGAAGAACAAACTTTGTCGGTTGCCGAGAGAGAGATGTGGCTGAATGGTGACCAAGACGAGATTCTGGGAGTCAATGAGGCTTCTATGTTCTACGACGATTTCCCTACTCTCCCTGATTTCCCTTGCATGTCGTCatcgtcttcttcatcttccGCGCCACCGCTTCCTCTGAAGACCATGACGTGTTCCACCACAACCACAGCAACCACCAccacttcctcttcttcctcatcctCTTCATGGGCCGTGTTGAGGTCAGATGTTGAGGAAGATGTGGAGAAAAATCATGGCAACGGCTACATGCATGACCAGTTTGATGCAACAGCTTTGTCTTCCACCGCTTCCATGGAGATTTCCCAACAGCAAAACCCTGATCCTGGGCTTGGTGGCTCTGTTGGAGAGTGCATGGAGGATGTTATGGACACTTTTGGGTACATGGAGCTTTTAGAGGCCAACGACTTCTTCGATCCTGCCTCAATCTTTGAGAACGAGGAGAGCGAAAACCCTTTAATAGAATTTGGCTCACTGGAGGAACAGGTGTCACTGCAAGAGGGTCAACAGGAAATGATGCATCAGCGAGAGAACATTGAAGACGATCGCAAGGTTCCTGTGTGTGAAGAGATAAAAGGAGAGGAAGACGGTGGTGACGGTGGTGGTGGCGTGGTAGATGATGAAATGAGTAATGTCTTTTTGGAGTGGCTCAAGTCTAACAAGGACAGTGTTTCTGCTAATGACTTGAGGAATGTGAAGCTCAAGAAGGCAACAATTGAAAGCGCAGCAAAGCGTTTAGGGGGAGGAAAAGAAGCTATGAAACAGTTGCTGAAGCTGATTCTTGAGTGGGTTCAAACCAGCCACCTTCAGAATAAGCGGCGCAAGGACAATAGTGACAATGTTAACGACCCTCTTCAGGCACAGATTCAGGATCCCAGTGCCCAAAACAACCAGAACACTCACACCAGTGGCTCATTTGCACCTGAATCGAACTCTTGTTTCAACAACCAGACACCCTGGTTGAGTCCTCAAACTTTTGGGACAGATCAGACCCCTATCATGGTTCCATCACAGCCCTATTCACAACCCATGGTGGGGTATGTGGGTGACCCTTACACCAGTGGTTCTCCTTCGAATAACATCACAGCCACTCATAACCATAACAATAATAACCCTTACCAACCAGGCACGGACCAATACCACATGTTGGAATCAGCACATTCATGGCCTCATTCTCAGTTCAATGTTCCTTCTCCTTATAACCAGTCTTATGGGGACAACGGTCTTTTCACACCTGGGGGTTTTGGCGGCTATGGCAATAACCAGTACCCTTATCAGTTTTTTCATGGTCCTGGTGATAAGTTGATGAGGTTAGGACCCTCTGCAACTAAGGAAGCAAGGAAGAAGAGAATGGCGAGGCAGAGAAGGTTTTTATCTCATCACAGGAATCACAATGGTAATCACCACCAGAATCAAGGGTCTGACCCACATACAAGACTGGGAAGTGATAATTGCACCACTGGTTTGGTTGCACCTCATCAAGCAAATTCTGCAGCAGCCAATTGGATGTACTGGCAGGCCATGGCGGGTGGCTCGGCTGGTCCTTTGGCGCAGGTGGTTCCGACCGATCCACTGGCCGGACAAACGGTGGTGGACCGGTCCACCATGCACACACAGAATTCTCATCAGAATAGAGCTGCATCAGATAGGAGACAG GGTTGGAAGCCTGAGAAGAACTTGAGATTCCTTCTGCAAAAGGTGTTGAAGCAAAGCGATGTGGGAAGTTTGGGAAGAATAGTTTTGccaaaa AAAGAAGCAGAAACCCATTTGCCAGAGCTGGAGGCAAGAGATGGAATATCCATAACAATGGAAGACATTGGAACTTCACGTGTTTGGAACATGCGCTATAG CACCAGATACTGGCCAAACAACAAAAGCAGAATGTATTTGCTCGAGAACACTG GTGATTTTGTGAGAGCCAATGGCCTCCAAGAAGGAGATTTCATAGTCATATACTCAGATGTGAAGTGTGGAAAATAT ATGATAAGAGGAGTGAAAGTGAGGCAACAAGGTGTGAAACCAGAGACTAAAAAAGCAGGAAAATCGCAGAAAAACCAGAATGGGACTAATGCATCAAATCCAGCTGGAACTGCTGCCAATAATGGCAGGTCATCGCCACCGAAACCAAAAGCTGAAAAAAAGTAG